In Pseudomonas sp. PDNC002, the DNA window GACCAGGGCGGGATAGGCCGACAGCTCGCTGAAACGGATATCCGTCTCGGCTTTCACCGCGCGCATCTTCGGCAGTAGTTCGGTTTCGGCGAAGGCGCGCAGGTCATTGGCGACCTGTTGCGGATCGTCGCTGGGCAGCGCGCGTACTTCGAAATCGAACTGGCACTCGGCGGGCACGATGTTCAGTGCGCGGCCGCCGCTGATCACGCCGGTCTGCACGGTGGAATAGGGCGGATCGAAGCGCGGATCGTGACGCTCCGGTGCGGCCAGGCGGGTGCCGATCTCGCCGAGGCGGCCGATCAGCTTCGCCGCGTACTCGATGGCGTTCACGCCCTGCGGCGCATAGGCCGAGTGGCACGGCGCACCGTGCACCTGGCAGCGCATGGCGAGCTTGCCCTTGTGGCCGAGCACCGGCTTGAGTTCGGTGGGTTCGCCGATGATGCAGACCATCGGCTTGTGCTCGCGGTGCTCCAGCGCGGCGAGTAGCGAGCGCACGCCGAGGCAGCCGACTTCCTCGTCATAGGAGAAGGCCAGGTGCACCGGCAGGCGCAGCGGTTGGGCGAGGAAGGCCGGTACCGCCGCCAGCACGCAGGCGATATAGCCTTTCATGTCCGCCGTGCCCCGTCCGTAGAGACGACCATCGCGCTCGGTCAATTCGAACGGCGGGACCGTCCACGGCTGGCCGTCGGTGGGCACCACGTCGGTGTGGCCGGACAGGCACACACCGCCGCGATCCTGCGGACCCAGCGTGGCGTAGAGGTTGGCCTTGCCGCCTTCGGCGTCGTGGAACAGTTCGCAGGCGATGCCGAAGCCGGCGAGGTAGTCGCGGATGTAGTGGATCAGCGCCAGGTTGGAATTGCGGCTGACGGTGTCGAAGGCGATCAGGTCGGCGAGGATTTCACGGCTGGAAGGCATGGTTGGGTCCTGCTTCAGAGCGTTTTTTGGCGATGCAATACTTTGAATGCCCGGGCGGCTACCCTCTCCCCTGCCCTCTCCCTGAAGGGAGAGGGAGCTGTCAGTACCGGCTGATAGCTCCGTTTCATCCTGCGCCGATCTGTCCCCTCTCCCTTCAGGGAGAGGGTTAGGGAGAGGGGCTCTCACAGGTAAGGCATGGCGTTACTCGTCGCCCGGCACACCGTAGCTCGGTGCCTTGGTCGGGTCGAGGGCGCGCACGAGGTAGTCCTCCAGTTGCGGCTTGTAGGCCACCCAGAGTTTCTCCAGCTCATCGATGGGCGCTTCGTCCGCCCAGTCCACGCGCAGGTCGACGATCGGCCAGACCAGATCGCCCACCACTTTCAGCGCCGCCGAATGCACCGGGCCCGCTTCGCCACCGGCGGCCATCGCCGCCTGCATCGCGGCCAGCAGGCGCTCGGCCAGGCAGCCGTTGGCGCCTTCGAAGGCCTGGGTCATGGCCTCGATCACCGCCGTGGAGGACAGCAGGTTGCCGGCCGCCACGCAGTTCTCACCCGCCACGGCGTTGTACACGCCCAGCGCCTCGCTGCCGGTGAACAGCGCGACCTTGCCGTGCTGGTCGATCACCGTCACCTGGCGGTACTGGCTGTAGCCGTTGCTGGAGAGCGCCTTGTCCAGCGCCGCACCCGGCTCCAGGCCGGCTTCGAGCTGGTCGAGGATCTGCGGGCCGAGGGCCGGCAGCGTGATGTTCTGCGTGGCCACCGCGCCGACGCCGGCGCGTACCCAAGGGCAGCGGGCGCCCACGGCAATGCTCGAGGAGCTGATGGCGATACCCAGTTGTCCGGTTTCGGCGCAGCGGCCGACGATGGAGAAGGTCATGGTGGCTCCTTGCTTGTTCTAATAGCTAAAACGACAAAGGGCGATGCGGAAAATCCGCATCGCCTGCACGCTTGAAAGCGTCACGAGCGAAGGCCAGGCGAGGCGGGGTTGGGCGAGAAAAGCGGAGTTTGCTGTAGCAAATGAGCATTTTCTCGACCGGCCCCAACGCAGCATGGCTAGCGCAGTAGCTTTCAGTCCGGAATGACCGCGATGACATCGATTTCCATCAACCACTGCGGCTGACCAAGGGCCGACACCACCAGGCCGGTGGAGATCGGGAACACGCCCTTCAGCCACTTGCCGACTTCCTGGTACACCGGCTCGCGGTAGCGCGGGTCGATCAGGTAGGTAGTGGTCTTGACGATGTGCGACAGGTCGCTGCCGGCTTCTTCCAGCAGTTGCTTGACGTTCTTCATCGCCTGTTCGGCCTGGGCACGCGGATCGCCCAGCCCCACCAGGTTGCCCTCGAAGTCAGTACCGACCTGGCCGCGCACGTACACGGTGTTGCCGGCACGCACGGCCTGGCAGAGGTCGTTGTCCAGGGTCTGGTTCGGGTAGGTGTCCTTGGTGTTGAACATGCGGATGCGAGTATGGGTAGGCATCTCTTACTCCCAGGATGCGGCTTTCTGAACGGAGGAGCCTTCGCGCTGCGAGGCGTCCTGATATTCGACGTAACGACGTTGGGTGGCGATGTGGCCGGCCACGTGCTTGGCGTCGTGCCAGACGCCCCAGATGAAGGTGGAACCGCGACGGGACAGCCACGGCAGGCCGACGAAGTACACGCCCGGCTCGCGGGACACGCCGCGCTGGTGCTTGGGCTTGCCCTTGTCGTCGAAGGCGTCGACCTGCAGCCAGTTGAAGTCCACGGCGTAGCC includes these proteins:
- a CDS encoding DUF1028 domain-containing protein; this translates as MTFSIVGRCAETGQLGIAISSSSIAVGARCPWVRAGVGAVATQNITLPALGPQILDQLEAGLEPGAALDKALSSNGYSQYRQVTVIDQHGKVALFTGSEALGVYNAVAGENCVAAGNLLSSTAVIEAMTQAFEGANGCLAERLLAAMQAAMAAGGEAGPVHSAALKVVGDLVWPIVDLRVDWADEAPIDELEKLWVAYKPQLEDYLVRALDPTKAPSYGVPGDE
- a CDS encoding RidA family protein is translated as MPTHTRIRMFNTKDTYPNQTLDNDLCQAVRAGNTVYVRGQVGTDFEGNLVGLGDPRAQAEQAMKNVKQLLEEAGSDLSHIVKTTTYLIDPRYREPVYQEVGKWLKGVFPISTGLVVSALGQPQWLMEIDVIAVIPD
- the argE gene encoding acetylornithine deacetylase, which translates into the protein MPSSREILADLIAFDTVSRNSNLALIHYIRDYLAGFGIACELFHDAEGGKANLYATLGPQDRGGVCLSGHTDVVPTDGQPWTVPPFELTERDGRLYGRGTADMKGYIACVLAAVPAFLAQPLRLPVHLAFSYDEEVGCLGVRSLLAALEHREHKPMVCIIGEPTELKPVLGHKGKLAMRCQVHGAPCHSAYAPQGVNAIEYAAKLIGRLGEIGTRLAAPERHDPRFDPPYSTVQTGVISGGRALNIVPAECQFDFEVRALPSDDPQQVANDLRAFAETELLPKMRAVKAETDIRFSELSAYPALVTDQQAQAAELIALLSGSRDFTTVAYGTEGGLFDQAGIPTVVCGPGSMDQGHKPDEFVSLEQLAKCDEMMARLAEWLRT